The following proteins are encoded in a genomic region of Populus trichocarpa isolate Nisqually-1 chromosome 13, P.trichocarpa_v4.1, whole genome shotgun sequence:
- the LOC7489713 gene encoding histone acetyltransferase type B catalytic subunit, whose translation MGQKQQPTADPISEPKKRRRVGFSNIDVGIEANQCILIYLVSSKEEVGASHSFRISPVDLNGFFDEDGKIYGYNGLKITIWVSSVSFHAFADIKFQSTSDGGKGITDLKSSLQRIFADTLVDNKDDFLQTFSTESHFVRSIISDGEILQHKTSNGHVDSNSHLGTATSDVEVVRMVIGNTAAGHLYSRLVPLVLLLIDGSNPIDVDDPGWELYVLIQKKSDEHGDTQHKLLGFTAVYRFYHYPDSTRLRLSQILVLPPYQHKGYGGHLVEVLSNVAILEDVYDLTVEEPLDYFQHVRTSIDIKRLLLFAPIQDAVNSTVSYLKQGKLSKKTHVPCFNPPVSAVEDVRKTLKINRKQFLQCWEVLIYLGLDPVDKYMEDFVAIISSRVKADVLGKDSGSSGKQVVEVPSDYNPEMSFVMFRSQDSEAARVWMDENQTNQEEQLQQLVDERVKEIKLIAQKVHHV comes from the exons ATGGGGCAGAAACAACAACCCACCGCCGATCCAATCTCCGAGCCTAAGAAACGCCGTCGTGTTGGCTTCTCCAATATCG ATGTTGGAATCGAGGCCAATCAGTGCATCCTAATTTACCTGG TTTCTAGCAAGGAAGAAGTGGGTGCTTCACACAGTTTTCGTATTAGTCCAGTTGACTTGAATGGCTTTTTTGATGAGGATGGGAAAATCTACGGTTACAATGGGTTGAAG ATAACCATCTGGGTTAGCAGCGTATCATTCCATGCATTTGCTGATATTAAGTTTCAGAGCACATCTGAT GGGGGGAAAGGTATCACGGATCTCAAATCATCTCTTCAG AGAATTTTCGCCGATACTCTTGTTGACAACAAAGATGACTTCCTTCAGACATTTTCAACAGAGAGTCATTTTGTTAG ATCCATTATCTCAGATGGAGAGATATTGCAACACAAAACCTCCAATGGACATGTTGATTCTAATAGTCATTTAGGGACAGCTACTTCAGATGTCGAG GTTGTTCGCATGGTTATAGGAAATACAGCTGCTGGACACCTTTACAGTCGCCTGGTtcctcttgttcttcttcttatcGATG GTAGCAATCCCATTGATGTTGATGATCCAGGATGGGAATTGTATGTCCTAATTCAGAAGAAAAGTGATGAACATGGGGATACTCAACATAAACTGTTGGGTTTTACTGCGGTGTATCGTTTTTATCATTACCCCGACAGCACACGTTTGCGGCTCAGTCag ATATTGGTGTTGCCTCCATACCAACACAAGGGTTATGGTGGTCACCTTGTTGAAGTACTCAGCAATGTTGCCATATTGGAAGATGTTTATGACTTGACAGTTGAAGAACCATTAGATTACTTCCAACACGTGCGCACCTCTATTGACATAAAACGTCTCCTTCTCTTTGCCCCAATCCAAGATGCAGTTAATTCAACTGTTTCGTATCTAAAACAAGGAAAACTGTCAAAGAAAACCCATGTGCCTTGTTTTAACCCACCTGTAAGTGCAGTTGAAGATGTTAGGAAAACCTTGAAAATCAACAGGAAACAGTTTCTTCAGTGTTGGGAAGTTCTAATTTATCTAGGTCTTGATCCTGTTGACAAGTACATGGAGGATTTTGTGGCGATCATCTCAAGTCGTGTGAAGGCTGATGTCTTAGGGAAAGATTCTGGGAGCAGTGGGAAACAAGTGGTTGAAGTTCCAAGTGATTATAATCCGGAGATGTCATTTGTAATGTTCAGGTCACAGGACAGTGAAGCTGCTCGTGTTTGGATGGATGAAAACCAGACAAATCAAGAAGAGCAACTCCAGCAATTGGTAGATGAAAGGGtcaaagagataaaattgaTTGCGCAGAAGGTGCATCATGTCTAA